In one window of Fictibacillus phosphorivorans DNA:
- a CDS encoding SepM family pheromone-processing serine protease — protein sequence MTTEKTTKRKNFFSQNKFIILFLLVFAFIAFYPLPYYITSPGDARVLDPIISVEGGDEDTGVFMLTTVSVGTANIPQYIWAKLSDYREVIPADQIRGEDETDEEYNQRQLQMMEDSQHAATIVAFQEAGKKVDIEYHGVYVTGIMSGMPAEKKLKVGDKIIAVDRNPVMETKKLLDTLAPKKAGDSVDLTILRGDKKMNVNLNIEEFPKKYIQDQGPKAGLGITSPVADVSIVTDPKVKIDTSQIGGPSAGLMFTLEIMDQLTPEDLTHGKKIAGTGTMDLQKNVGPIGGIQQKIVAADEAGAEIFFAPVDGENYSDAVKAQKDIGSKMKIVPVKTLNDALDYLKKL from the coding sequence ATGACCACTGAAAAGACAACAAAACGAAAAAACTTTTTCTCGCAAAATAAATTCATTATTCTATTTTTGCTTGTGTTTGCCTTTATAGCGTTCTATCCACTTCCTTACTACATTACCTCGCCTGGAGATGCCAGAGTATTAGATCCTATCATTAGTGTAGAAGGTGGAGACGAAGATACAGGAGTCTTCATGCTGACAACAGTGTCGGTGGGTACAGCGAACATTCCGCAATACATATGGGCAAAGCTGAGTGATTATCGAGAAGTCATTCCTGCTGATCAGATCAGGGGAGAAGATGAGACAGATGAAGAGTACAATCAAAGACAACTTCAGATGATGGAAGATTCACAACATGCTGCAACAATCGTTGCGTTTCAAGAAGCAGGAAAAAAAGTAGATATTGAATATCATGGTGTTTATGTTACGGGAATCATGTCAGGCATGCCCGCAGAAAAAAAGTTAAAAGTTGGAGATAAGATTATTGCAGTTGACCGTAATCCGGTTATGGAAACAAAAAAACTTCTTGATACACTTGCTCCAAAAAAAGCAGGAGATTCAGTAGATTTAACGATACTCCGCGGCGATAAAAAAATGAATGTAAATTTAAATATTGAGGAGTTTCCAAAGAAATATATCCAAGATCAAGGACCTAAAGCGGGCCTAGGTATTACTTCTCCTGTAGCAGATGTTTCCATCGTAACAGATCCTAAAGTGAAAATTGACACTTCGCAGATTGGAGGGCCATCAGCTGGGCTGATGTTCACGCTTGAAATTATGGATCAGCTAACGCCAGAAGATCTTACACATGGAAAGAAGATTGCAGGAACCGGAACGATGGACCTTCAAAAGAATGTTGGACCGATCGGCGGAATCCAACAAAAGATTGTTGCAGCTGATGAAGCTGGTGCCGAGATTTTCTTTGCCCCTGTTGATGGAGAAAACTATAGTGATGCAGTGAAAGCTCAAAAAGATATTGGATCTAAAATGAAAATCGTTCCTGTTAAAACGTTGAACGATGCACTAGATTATTTAAAGAAATTATAG